The Deltaproteobacteria bacterium genome window below encodes:
- a CDS encoding NTP transferase domain-containing protein: MEATEAGGERRRPDGRFGDVSAALLLGGASRRMGRDKALLEYAGVALATRTARLLAEHFEDVLLVGGEPPPDAPGRRVRDPEGPRSALRGLVGALAAARGSRVLVVATDLPLLGPELLLALVAWPEAGVVLPRRDDGLEPLCAVWAREVALREAQARLAAGRLALHELAAALPHEVLEGADLRVVDPTGAQLANANTPEDWARIERLGRG, from the coding sequence GTGGAGGCCACGGAGGCGGGCGGCGAGCGCAGGCGCCCCGACGGTCGCTTCGGCGACGTCTCGGCCGCCCTGCTGCTCGGTGGCGCGTCGCGCCGCATGGGCCGCGACAAGGCGCTTCTCGAGTACGCGGGCGTCGCGCTCGCGACGCGCACGGCGCGGCTCCTCGCCGAGCACTTCGAGGACGTGCTGCTCGTCGGCGGCGAGCCGCCCCCGGACGCACCGGGCCGGCGCGTCCGCGATCCCGAGGGCCCGCGCAGCGCGCTGCGGGGCCTGGTGGGAGCGCTGGCCGCCGCGCGTGGCTCGCGCGTCCTCGTGGTCGCAACGGACCTGCCGCTGCTCGGACCCGAGCTGCTGCTCGCCCTCGTGGCCTGGCCCGAGGCCGGCGTCGTCCTGCCGCGCCGGGACGACGGCCTCGAGCCGCTGTGCGCCGTGTGGGCCCGCGAGGTCGCGTTGCGCGAGGCGCAGGCTCGGCTCGCTGCGGGGCGCCTGGCGCTGCACGAGCTGGCCGCTGCGCTTCCCCACGAGGTGCTCGAGGGAGCGGACCTCCGCGTCGTCGATCCCACCGGCGCCCAGCTCGCGAATGCCAACACGCCGGAGGACTGGGCGCGGATCGAGCGCCTCGGTCGCGGGTAG